The following proteins come from a genomic window of Liolophura sinensis isolate JHLJ2023 chromosome 13, CUHK_Ljap_v2, whole genome shotgun sequence:
- the LOC135480720 gene encoding slit homolog 1 protein-like, with the protein MALLSWTLLLACALFHGATSETVDGCSYTTHPDGIAVACKGLSKFPSHFPNQTYIIGICSLQTDEIPSYAFRGLRNLKSIEIMNSRIGAIRKFAFYDFDGVEIIKIANSSIKAIDTFAFSRMNGITKLAMHNSSVGQFQRDAFNEISDLHEISFSHMTISCIKAGAFSYIRKVAVWSFRDNYIGTIETDAFFESTFAFFHLYRNRFENIMCGSLDVAVKIAMNEASVIGNTICCGCNILWMLQPDRGFKMNQLLEGLSCVNANTMSNKEPLPLSSLSWEDPPCKDDEERRHYNTSYCPHLPRVEIVQLGAIRGSASQHFRTFHPANLVVLGLLILMSNHLLSQTDL; encoded by the coding sequence ATGGCGTTACTGTCTTGGACGCTGCTGCTGGCCTGTGCCTTATTCCATGGAGCGACCAGCGAAACCGTGGATGGGTGTTCCTACACAACACATCCGGATGGTATTGCCGTGGCTTGCAAAGGGTTGTCAAAATTCCCATCTCATTTCCCCAACCAAACGTATATCATAGGAATTTGTTCTTTGCAAACAGACGAAATACCAAGCTACGCGTTCCGCGGACTACGGAACTTAAAGTCCATAGAGATAATGAATAGTCGCATAGGCGCCATTAGAAAATTTGCTTTTTACGACTTTGATGGAGTGGAGATTATAAAGATAGCAAACTCCAGCATCAAGGCGATTGATACTTTCGCATTTTCCAGAATGAACGGGATCACAAAGCTAGCGATGCACAATAGTTCCGTGGGGCAGTTCCAGCGCGATGCTTTCAACGAAATCTCAGACCTGCACGAGATCTCgttcagtcacatgaccatCTCGTGCATAAAAGCGGGAGCCTTCTCTTACATTCGGAAAGTCGCCGTCTGGTCGTTTCGAGACAACTACATCGGTACCATTGAGACGGATGCCTTCTTCGAATCGACTTTTGCTTTCTTTCATTTGTACCGTAATAGGTTTGAGAACATAATGTGTGGAAGTCTCGATGTCGCTGTAAAGATCGCCATGAATGAAGCGTCAGTCATAGGCAACACCATCTGCTGTGGTTGTAATATTCTTTGGATGCTCCAGCCAGACAGAGGCTTTAAGATGAATCAGTTGCTTGAAGGATTGAGCTGTGTCAATGCCAACACTATGAGTAACAAAGAGCCACTTCCGCTTTCCAGTCTTTCTTGGGAGGACCCACCGTGTAAAGATGACGAGGAAAGGCGTCACTACAATACTTCTTACTGCCCTCACCTCCCTAGAGTTGAAATAGTACAGCTCGGAGCAATCCGGGGCTCAGCGTCACaacatttcagaacttttcatCCTGCAAATTTGGTTGTTTTGGGGTTGCTTATACTAATGTCGAATCATTTGCTGTCACAGACTGACCTGTAA